DNA sequence from the Vicia villosa cultivar HV-30 ecotype Madison, WI linkage group LG3, Vvil1.0, whole genome shotgun sequence genome:
TAGCATTCAATGCTATGGCTAAATCTGTATCCAATAAATTACAATCCACACATCAAATAATTAAGATGATAGAATATGCATACCATATTCTTTTCTCAGAAAAAATATTACAAACAATTCAAAACGAATATAAAAAGCATTTCATACATTGGTGCTTCAGAAGACACTGCATCAGACTTTCCCGCTTGCTGAGAGAAAGTGCAAAAAATATATCAGTAAACGCCAACACTACAATTTCACCGCACAAATCGAAAAAGCTAAAGAACAAACCGAGAAATCACAATCAAAGGAAACCATTACCTTGTTCAATCGAGTGTGCTTGTCATTCAACAGTCTGCTCTTAACCGCCTGCCTCAGATTCGAGTCTAAACTCAAAGTACCATTCGAAACAGCCACTGTTGCTGCCACCTCTTCATCTTTCCCGACTTTGTTCTTTCTCACCAAACCTGCATTCACACCTTTACCACTTGGCTGTTTCACTTTCTTATCCTTCACAGGACCATTATATGTTCTCAATTTCTCCGTTTCATCTCCAATTTCCACGTTCCCGTCCTATAAttaacaaaaacacaaacacaatcaaataagaaaaacaataaaTCAACGAACCAATTCATACCTAAATTAATCTCACCTTCAAAATTCCAACATTGTTTCCCTCTATTTTCCCATTCAAGCAAAACCGATCAGAAAATGCACATGAAAGGAATCTATCTAATCTGCATCAAAAAACAAACCTTATCTGAAAATTCAGACAAAACCCAATAATTGCTTCAATCAGTGTGCGAATGGAAGCTTGTTGACGGATCCGCAAATTGTTGTTCGTGAATCTGATGTCGCAACCGTGCTCCATGGTTTGTTTTTCAATCAGTGTGCGAATGGAAGCTTGTTGACGGATCCGCAAATTGTTGTTCGTGAATCTGATGTCGCAACCGTGCTCCATGGTTTGTTTTTCACCTTATGCAATTGAATGGAATATGGAGAGAAAAGAATCGAGTGAGAAACAGAAACAGAAACAAATTATGGATTAGGGTTTATGAAGCGATGCGATTGATAATGGGAAAAGGGAGAGAATAGCATTTGAAAGAGAAACGGTTTTTGCGAAACCGctgtagaagaagaagatttgtTACCGATGACGGTGCTCCGCACGTTGTGAATCTGTTGCGGTCCAATGATGAATTTGTGGTAATGGTTGTGATAAGGGTTGATGAAAGGTTGTGTGAAGTACTGAGTATTTGAATTAGGGTTAGCATTTGGGGAAGATGAATGTGGAGAGTAGTAACCGCTGGAAGTTTGTAACGTGAAATGAATTGATGAAGAGAATTTGGAGAAAGTTTGTAACGTGAAATGAATAGGAGAAAGAGGATACTTAAGTAACTGCAATTTGAGAAGTGTAACAGTCGTAGCATGAGCAtaaaattgagaaaagtgacgtGGAAAATTGAGAGAAGAGTTGCTGATGTGGATAGCCTAAGAAAGtcccaaatggtagacttttcttatatgatagattattattattttaaacaatttgattgggtagaattaatggtcaagatgtagaGTAAGTCTTCATAACTTATtcttggattaaaaatattatatatatatatatatatatatatatatatatatatatatatatatatatatatatatatatatatatatgtatatatatatgaggatggttatatttactccaggagtaagttattattacttactccaaatctagaccattgattcttttcaatataatggttaaaaataataagtaattaaatttgGACAGAGaaaattattacttattatttttaaccattagattgagaagaatcaatggtctagatttggagtaagttataataacttactcgtggaataaatataaccctccttttatatatatatatatatatatatatatatatatatatatatatatatatatatatatatatatatatatatatatatatatatatatatatatatatatatatatatatatatcacgaaGAGAATTAGTGGTTGGAAACTCATCAAGTTGGAAGAACTGCCATATATAAGCAATCAAGTTGGAAGGACTGCCAAATTATTATAACAACTTGTTTGTTTTACATAAGCAATCAAGTTGGAAGGGCTGCCATAGATAATCTAACTCAAAatgtgaaaaatattaaaaaattggaTATATTTTTCAACTAAAATTTCGACCTTAGTTTACATACTCATCTATATCTAATTTTAACTCAACTGAGAATAACTTTATTATGTAGATAGTGGTATGTTGGTAGTTATCAAGAGGTGCACAATTTTAAGCACAATGGATAAACCTcataccatataaaaattcagaatTTGACTCTTCAAAGGGCCAAGATGTGCCATTCTTACTATTAAAAAGTAACCAAACAACGGCAAAATATGTAAGGATTAGCTAAGGAATGAGGTAGTTGATATGTACTAATTAGATTAAACTGAGGCGTAGATTATTGGTCAAAGTTTAAGAGTTCAATCACATAGAACAATATTTTTTTATGGGATCTTTTCAAAAAGGGGGAAAATTAGATTTTTATGGGATCCTTAAAAAATATACTAGATGTATTGAGAATCTCTCAAAGcatatttttattaaagaaaatttAGTTTGGTCCTGTTTAATGGTATAtcttactatttttaataaaatattatatttattctctatatttttattattaaaataatttttactaAAAATAGTTAAGGTTGAATTTTATCCTAAGTttcaattggtttgtaatttctccTCCTTCTATAACCAAGGTTGAGTATTCCTAATATTCTAGTTAATATATTTCttgcttaaatttttttttttgtgatattgACTCCAAATTATTATTTTGTGTATAACCTCACTTCCACACATTGTAGGCAcgttgataaataaaaaatattggatACTATGATTAGCTGacaaacaaaaattatttaataggGTTAAATTAACttaaacatcatcatcatcatcagcttACGTAAACATCTATATGCATTTAcataatgattaagttgatgaaGTAATCATATTAGTACCTAGCAAAGCTACCACCTCTACTCATGGTCACGATTCATTATTCACACTTTGAGAAAATCAACACCATGCTACAAACAGAGTGTACAGCATAACATGCAAGATGAATGAGGACAATCATATATGGGTACGGCTGAAACAAATTCATTGATGAGCCTTTCTCTTCATAGACATATTTACAGTGAGAATTGTGTTTTTCTTCATTACAAGGTACTTCCCTGTTCGGCAACATAGTTAATACTCAACTGCTACCAAACCCAGCTTTGTTACATTTCACAGTAATCAAGCGTGTTGCATTGTCCGTGCTAAGATTGTCTTTTAAGAAAAAATGTCTTGTTGAGTGTTAAGttgaaatatataaattaaaattaactttgatttttaaataatgtaagattattttaattagtttgaaACATTTGTTCACTAATCAAGGTTAAGAGATactgttaagagtctcacatcagacaatatatggcctaaacatgtacttataagtgggggcaatcttcaccttacaagccggttttgtagggttgagttaggctcaaccacacttcttaacatagTATTAGAGACTGGTTTAAAATCCAGTggaccaccttctatggttttcGCTATCGGGTcatccaccatttatttccacgctccaattgtctagtcctgggcgtgagggggtgtgctACAAGTcccacatcagacaatatatggcctaaacacttacttataagtgggggcaatcctcaccctataagccggttttgtaggattgagttacgcccaaccacacttcttaacagacACGTTGTTAACTTTGAGTTCTTAAAAATGGCATCTATGAaacatgaaattttttaaaattgtgaaaTATCGGTACGAAATACGCATCCATACTTGGTACACATACTGTACTCGtggtacttttttatttttattattcaatttaaaatgaaatttgtAATTTTCTCAAATatcaatataatatatttatgtattttaatttctttggcaTTGTATCTTaacatcattttttattttttaaacttttattaGTAATGTTTTGTCGTAAACTTAACGATTTAGTTCTCTATTCATACATTTTATAAAAAACTCTTATTATTTTACTAACGTATTCATACCTTAGTTTTTTTCTAAATGTTATATCACATACTAGTATTAGTACCTGCACGGGATACCGTATACGTACCTATGCATTATGGGGACATCTTCTCTACccatcataaaaagttgggtagtgtacattctaccaatcacattgcatcatttaattttgtcttatttaattaattactaaataataTACTTTTTGATTGTTTCCAAAGCATTTTACATTAAAGGTAattctacccaactttttgtgttgggtagataagaattcaccatgcATTATAGGATGACATCAATGTTTCGGTTGACTTCAAGTCAGCGCCACTACGATTACGAGATATTGTCTATTTTGGATGTGAGAATCCTCACAATTTTACCCTTTAAAAAATGTGTCTTATTGAATTGAAATGTgtgttatatataaattaattttaaacttaACTTCTAAACAATGTGAAAATTGAAATATACgaatgtttatataaattaattttagattCGATTTTTAAATAATGTAAAACTATGTTTACAAGCCCAAAACACATTGCATGGTTGTCAAAATTAGTGCATATTGAAAAGAATTCTAAAACTCACGTTAAAAATAGTTAGGTAAGGTATAAAAACTTAAGTGTAAGTTTGTTTATGAATTTACAAGCATAAAAAAGCATATGTTTTCGTGATGCTCTATTTTCTAGTTTCTTATTTTCCAAAGCATGTGTATGTTAGAGTgcagtttttgatttttttttttatcacaatACCCCAATTTCTCAGCTCAATACCCAAATTACTCCACTTTTTCTCATTAATCATAACTAACTcaatttcaaatatatatataaaaaaaaaaaaccttgtaCGGAGTTTCCATTGCTATTTACACAccttctttattttaaaatgtcaCTTTACTACTATTGA
Encoded proteins:
- the LOC131657698 gene encoding uncharacterized protein LOC131657698, whose protein sequence is MEHGCDIRFTNNNLRIRQQASIRTLIEKQTMEHGCDIRFTNNNLRIRQQASIRTLIEAIIGLDRFLSCAFSDRFCLNGKIEGNNVGILKDGNVEIGDETEKLRTYNGPVKDKKVKQPSGKGVNAGLVRKNKVGKDEEVAATVAVSNGTLSLDSNLRQAVKSRLLNDKHTRLNKQAGKSDAVSSEAPIFSHSIECYKQRLLAVIALNATSNGRLGYLNSGLPHRQR